CGGGTTTGAGCGTGAGGCAAACCCTGCCCATTGCATTCACTTTTCGGGCAAATTCTTCCGGGTCGGCGCTAATCACTGGCCAAGTGTTATAGTGCATGGGCAGCACCTTTTGGGGGTTCACAAATTCCACCGCTTTTAACGCGTCCTCAATCCCCATGGTAAAATTATCTCCAATCGGAACGATGAAACAGTCCACCTCATTCATCTCGCCGATTAGCTTCATATCATAAAAAAGGCCTGTGTCGCCAGCGTGGTAGATACACATTCCATCCATCCACAGCAACACTCCAGCCGCCAGCCCGGCATATTGCCCCTCCGGAGTTTGGCTTCCATGCAGCGCTGGCGTAAGTTTCACCCTGCCAAAGGGAAAGCTGTAAGCTCCGCCGATTTGCATCGCGTGCGCTTTGCAGCCTTTTGATTCCACATACCATGCCAATTCCGCCACTCCAATCACGGTGGAATCACAGCGTTTGGCAATCTTGAAACTGTCGCCCAGATGATCCGCGTGAGCATGGGTGGCAATGATATATTCGGCATCAATCTCTTCCGATTTCACCGGCGAAAGCGGATTGTCGTCCAAAAAAGGGTCGATTAAAACCCTGTGCCCAAGGTCGTTCGTAAGCAAGAAAGCCGAGTGTCCAAAATAGCGTATTTTCATTTCTGTTCTCCCATTCATCGTTTTTTCCATTTTGATGATACCACACCCGAACGTCAAGCAGAATCTTTTGTCAAACCTCAATCCAAGTTAAACCTTTTTCTGCCAGGTTATTCTAATGATGTGATCTGTGACAGAATTTATCCATCCGAGCTTTTGAAACAAACCCTCAAAAACCCGATAAAACCTTTACTGGTAATCCAGCCTTATGAGACGAACTCATCAGGAAAATAAACCTTGACCTAAAAAGGAAAGATATAAACAGTGTAATCAGTCGTTTCGACATATATGGATTATGATTAGCGAGGGATGTTAAAAGCCCTCAAGCAACCTGAGAAACAATGAGTTGGGATCACCCCCATATTTGTGACTCAACTTTTCTAAGAGGTGAAGTCATGACACTATCTATCTCAAACCGGGCATTCTTACTCTTGGCAGTGAGTTTTTTTGTTTCCACAGCGCTTTGGGGTCAGAACGACATGCCGCTGATGGCGGAATTTGAAGGAGAGCATCATTGCTCAATGTTTGGTCATACCTTAGTCAGTCTCGACTTCAATCATGACGGTTACGATGATTTGATAGTGTTGTCTTTTGCCTGGGATTACAATCTCAGTCAGGCTATGCCGGCACTTGGAAAGGTAGATATATTTTTTTGACGGTCCCGACTTCAGTTCAGCAACCCAGCCCTCCCTGAGCCGTGAGGGGTATTATTGGGATGATGGCACACACACCCGGGTATGTGAGCCATTAAATTTGGGCGATCTGAACGGCGATGGCTATGATGATC
This DNA window, taken from Candidatus Cloacimonadota bacterium, encodes the following:
- a CDS encoding metal-dependent hydrolase, translated to MKIRYFGHSAFLLTNDLGHRVLIDPFLDDNPLSPVKSEEIDAEYIIATHAHADHLGDSFKIAKRCDSTVIGVAELAWYVESKGCKAHAMQIGGAYSFPFGRVKLTPALHGSQTPEGQYAGLAAGVLLWMDGMCIYHAGDTGLFYDMKLIGEMNEVDCFIVPIGDNFTMGIEDALKAVEFVNPQKVLPMHYNTWPVISADPEEFARKVNAMGRVCLTLKPGDELQI